A single region of the Plantactinospora soyae genome encodes:
- a CDS encoding response regulator transcription factor — MAVVDDASLIRESIGLLMPGLDVVAAVATVEELMRRRPVVDVVLLDLHLTNLEQQPDVRQGVAAIRALTGRGYRVCIYSQEERRFVLAACIAAGASGAVSKALPTGRAEQLLLEVASGGTVVPQSVVGILEVLVRRGSITLLSERQRQLLHGRARGLSYAQIAKQLFVSESTLRGYWLDLTRSLSDSLRSLTPSEIERALGLAPGDLLEFWSEEATDARDWWRVDTGR, encoded by the coding sequence GTGGCGGTCGTCGACGACGCATCGCTGATACGCGAGTCGATCGGCCTGCTCATGCCGGGCCTCGACGTCGTCGCTGCGGTCGCGACGGTGGAGGAACTGATGCGCCGTCGCCCGGTGGTAGACGTGGTCCTGCTCGACCTGCACTTGACGAACCTCGAACAGCAGCCTGACGTCCGGCAGGGCGTCGCCGCGATCCGGGCTCTGACGGGCCGTGGCTACCGGGTCTGCATCTACAGCCAGGAGGAGCGCCGCTTCGTCCTTGCGGCATGTATAGCGGCAGGTGCGAGCGGGGCCGTCTCCAAGGCGCTGCCGACCGGCCGGGCCGAGCAACTCCTCCTCGAGGTCGCTTCCGGTGGCACCGTCGTACCACAGTCGGTCGTCGGGATACTCGAGGTTCTGGTCCGGCGGGGCTCCATCACCCTGCTCAGCGAGCGTCAGCGCCAGCTTCTCCACGGCCGTGCCCGCGGACTGAGCTACGCCCAGATTGCCAAGCAACTGTTCGTGAGCGAGTCCACGCTGCGTGGCTACTGGCTCGACCTGACCCGGTCGCTGTCCGACTCCCTGCGCAGCCTCACTCCCAGCGAGATCGAACGGGCCCTCGGACTCGCGCCCGGAGACCTCCTGGAATTCTGGTCCGAAGAAGCGACCGACGCGCGGGACTGGTGGCGCGTCGACACGGGCAGGTGA
- a CDS encoding sensor histidine kinase, whose amino-acid sequence MSGRIRLWRVADLPTTKAGVERAFSYFITGVRLGTVAQMIPAVYIGVTTSPHGVAYLACWVAAACAAVTVSAVALVRRRPLGAAGSAVDFALACLLLVLGPLVLTPGDRFGTWVAYQPGYALSVLYTASGVRSLTLWAGGLLGVVVCYVVYLGAEAGGNMTSTAIGNVISYVVYALVARMFFGFTRRIAHDADASRARAAELARREEERRAQVMMHNGVALMRLLTEPGTDASRSRLIDQAEVELRRMRTYLRGQAPDGGGAVADAAGDSHPTVVLAALIERVCDRFADLNVDALLDLGADLELPTAHAEALERALESLLLNVRVHARADAVVVHLDQGTDGSWTLTVRDDGIGFDPASVTTGIGLREVVVGELRLHGLDVDIESAVDEGTTVTISSGPGPAAARANRNASTDAA is encoded by the coding sequence ATGAGCGGTCGGATCCGGCTGTGGCGCGTCGCGGATCTGCCGACGACCAAGGCCGGCGTCGAGCGGGCGTTCTCGTACTTCATCACGGGTGTCCGCTTGGGCACGGTCGCGCAGATGATCCCGGCGGTGTACATCGGCGTGACGACGTCACCGCATGGCGTTGCCTACCTCGCGTGCTGGGTTGCTGCGGCGTGCGCGGCCGTCACGGTCAGCGCGGTGGCGCTGGTGCGCCGTCGACCCCTGGGCGCGGCGGGTTCCGCAGTGGACTTCGCGCTGGCCTGTCTCTTGCTCGTGCTGGGGCCGCTGGTGCTTACGCCGGGCGACCGCTTCGGGACCTGGGTCGCCTACCAGCCGGGCTACGCGCTGTCGGTCCTCTACACGGCCAGCGGTGTCCGCAGCCTCACCCTCTGGGCGGGCGGCCTCCTCGGCGTTGTCGTCTGCTACGTGGTTTATCTCGGCGCCGAGGCCGGGGGGAACATGACCTCGACCGCGATCGGCAACGTCATCAGCTATGTGGTGTACGCGCTGGTCGCCCGCATGTTCTTCGGATTCACGCGCCGCATCGCGCATGACGCCGACGCCTCGCGGGCCCGCGCCGCGGAGCTGGCGCGGCGCGAGGAGGAACGACGTGCCCAGGTGATGATGCACAACGGCGTCGCCCTCATGCGCCTGCTCACCGAGCCGGGGACCGACGCGTCACGCTCCCGCCTCATCGACCAGGCTGAGGTGGAACTGCGGAGAATGCGGACCTACCTGCGAGGCCAAGCGCCGGACGGGGGCGGGGCCGTCGCCGACGCGGCGGGCGATTCCCACCCCACCGTGGTGCTCGCTGCGCTGATCGAGCGGGTCTGCGACCGGTTCGCCGACCTGAACGTCGACGCACTGCTCGACCTCGGCGCTGACCTGGAACTTCCCACCGCGCACGCCGAGGCCCTCGAACGCGCGCTCGAAAGCCTGCTGCTCAACGTACGCGTGCACGCCCGGGCAGATGCCGTCGTGGTCCACCTGGACCAGGGTACGGACGGGAGCTGGACACTGACCGTGCGCGACGACGGTATCGGCTTCGACCCGGCGTCGGTGACCACCGGAATCGGCCTGCGCGAGGTCGTCGTGGGCGAGCTACGGCTGCACGGGCTCGATGTCGATATCGAGTCCGCAGTGGACGAGGGGACGACAGTGACGATCTCGTCCGGGCCCGGGCCGGCAGCGGCGCGTGCAAACCGGAACGCCTCCACGGACGCGGCATGA
- a CDS encoding S1 family peptidase, translated as MRRALTLLTSLAITAGLTLVVAAPAPAAPAPGNTEEAAIFEPGNVPVRAAPTSAGTFRVTGTGRSALALDDAAMQDLTTYAKESGRDLSAVVAAHQGIHEFSAFTTQLEESSPDVFVRAGLATEGGAASPWIQFTAKPSADVVAELERLPVDTEVQYGAPASSTELADLAYALTTSLAVRSDVIRSAGTRYDHERRVLRLEYAPVGGIQQSALDSVFQGALTAGTIGGQLPIDVVLELNVDRTGVTERTVEGGRDLNLTNGRAECTAGFTAVRSGNWGVLTARHCGNALRYGNAVGLISTSPNQTANAAIDLQFHRTLTENGHATNKQFRATNRQAAGDRQVLAVANAPINSTVCHWGRTSGYRCTSIVDTNNCETYDDGQRRCGLDTTDSDVSEGGDSGGPWFFGSTARGIHNGAWDGVASYFTRISLVNQHLAATVVQN; from the coding sequence ATGCGCCGAGCACTGACCCTGCTCACCTCGCTGGCGATCACCGCCGGCCTGACACTGGTCGTGGCAGCTCCCGCCCCGGCAGCCCCCGCCCCTGGCAACACCGAGGAAGCGGCGATTTTCGAGCCTGGGAACGTGCCGGTGCGGGCCGCGCCGACGTCGGCGGGCACCTTCCGGGTGACCGGGACGGGCCGGTCCGCACTGGCTCTGGATGACGCGGCGATGCAGGACCTGACCACGTACGCCAAGGAGAGCGGACGGGATCTGTCCGCCGTCGTCGCTGCGCACCAGGGCATCCACGAGTTCAGCGCCTTCACCACGCAACTGGAGGAGAGCAGCCCGGACGTGTTCGTGCGGGCCGGCCTGGCTACCGAGGGTGGGGCGGCCAGCCCCTGGATCCAGTTCACCGCCAAGCCGAGCGCAGACGTTGTCGCCGAACTGGAGCGCCTGCCGGTGGACACCGAGGTGCAGTACGGTGCGCCGGCCAGCTCGACGGAACTGGCCGACCTGGCCTACGCGCTCACCACGTCCTTGGCGGTGCGCTCCGACGTCATCCGGTCAGCCGGGACCCGCTACGACCACGAGCGACGCGTGCTGCGTCTTGAGTACGCGCCCGTCGGGGGCATCCAACAGAGCGCGCTCGACTCGGTCTTTCAGGGGGCGCTGACCGCAGGCACCATCGGGGGACAGCTTCCCATCGACGTCGTGCTCGAGCTCAATGTTGACCGGACCGGGGTCACCGAGCGAACCGTAGAAGGTGGAAGGGACCTCAACCTGACCAACGGCAGAGCCGAGTGCACTGCCGGGTTCACCGCGGTCCGCTCCGGCAACTGGGGTGTGCTGACCGCGCGGCACTGCGGCAACGCGCTCCGGTACGGCAACGCCGTGGGGCTCATCAGCACCAGCCCAAACCAGACCGCGAATGCCGCGATCGATCTCCAGTTCCACCGGACCCTGACCGAGAACGGCCACGCGACGAACAAGCAGTTCCGGGCGACCAACCGGCAGGCAGCCGGAGACCGGCAGGTGCTGGCCGTCGCCAACGCACCGATCAACTCGACCGTGTGCCATTGGGGCCGGACCAGCGGTTACCGCTGCACCTCCATCGTCGACACCAACAACTGCGAGACGTACGACGATGGCCAACGGCGGTGCGGTCTGGATACCACCGATTCGGATGTCTCGGAGGGTGGTGACAGCGGCGGGCCGTGGTTCTTCGGGAGCACTGCCCGGGGCATCCACAACGGCGCCTGGGACGGCGTGGCAAGCTACTTCACCCGGATCAGCCTGGTGAATCAACACCTCGCTGCCACGGTAGTGCAGAACTAG
- a CDS encoding DUF998 domain-containing protein, whose product MSTHRLTRTLLGCGAVAPGLFILVFLVDGATRAGYDPTYHPVSALSLGPRGWIQITNFVLTGLLLLGFAVGLRRALHPGRASRWGPLMISGYGLSLLLSGTFVMDPTRGYPPGTTGDSSAGTSWHGVLHDNLGIVVFLSVPIACFILARRSVTRPYGHAWAGYDILTGIAGLALLVAFGSAWETDHPSTGLIQRVMIAVDWTWITLLALRLLAEIPPPQSPAVGGGADGLAGPDPARPSAL is encoded by the coding sequence ATGTCGACGCATCGCCTGACCCGGACACTGCTCGGCTGCGGGGCGGTCGCTCCGGGTCTGTTCATCCTGGTGTTCCTGGTCGACGGCGCCACCCGGGCCGGATACGACCCCACCTACCACCCGGTGAGTGCGCTGAGCCTCGGCCCACGCGGGTGGATCCAGATCACCAACTTCGTCCTGACCGGACTGCTGCTCCTCGGCTTCGCCGTCGGACTCCGCCGCGCCCTCCACCCCGGCCGCGCCAGCCGATGGGGACCGCTCATGATCAGCGGGTACGGCCTCAGCCTGCTGCTCTCCGGCACCTTCGTGATGGACCCGACGCGCGGCTATCCACCCGGCACCACAGGCGACAGCAGCGCGGGCACCAGTTGGCACGGCGTCCTGCACGACAACCTCGGCATCGTGGTCTTCCTCTCGGTGCCGATCGCCTGCTTCATCCTCGCCCGCCGGTCCGTCACCCGGCCGTACGGTCACGCCTGGGCCGGGTACGACATCCTGACCGGAATCGCCGGCCTGGCCCTACTCGTCGCATTCGGTTCAGCGTGGGAAACCGACCATCCGTCGACCGGCCTGATCCAACGAGTGATGATCGCCGTCGACTGGACCTGGATCACCCTGCTCGCACTCCGACTGCTCGCCGAGATCCCGCCCCCGCAGAGCCCAGCGGTCGGGGGCGGCGCCGATGGCCTCGCCGGTCCGGATCCGGCGAGGCCATCGGCGCTCTAG
- a CDS encoding S8 family serine peptidase gives MRLSRRLRLGVTATAVVVAAGTAAPGSAVAGLSSAPLAVPGPVLARPVVDRAAEHTVTLVTGDRVTVSGAGQVSAQAGPGRKAISFDITTAGGRVRVVPSDAGPLLAAGRLDRRLFDVTGLIEAGYDRRDHLPLIVTGTRKGVDGFTKERDLPVINGMAVRQSRGKAADSWHGLTGGAPSARTLRSGVGKLWLDGMRQPTLDVSVPQTGAPVAWRAGITGRGTTVAVLDSGIDDTHPDLTGQVVGRQNFTEDVEPDNDVSGHGTHVAATIAGTGAASGGRYQGVAPGAKLLDGKVCVAGGCADSWILAGMTWAAADQHAKVVNMSLGGDDDPTVVDPLEEAVQTLSDRYGTLFVISAGNTDGGVVEGAISSPGSADMALTVGAVNDRNEVPGFSRRGPTTDGRLKPDITAPGVDITAARGRDAVRVPGNRGDAYTRLSGTSMAAPHVAGAAAILAQQHPDWPGRQIKATLTASAKPNPGYGAHAQGAGQLDIARAIGQQLSTAPTGVSFGRQLWPHQDDEVLTRDVTYHNGGPTDMPLELTMSTSSPDGAPTPDGMFSVDRTSVVVPAGGDAKVTVTADTRTSGPDGYLGGWLTATSGNQMVQTPLTVQKEVESYDVTLTHTDRNGATPWSFASSLNKRGSDRDWFSWIGPDPGDSVTFRVPKGHYTLTSTVDTLLGTDDSGGKPVPIVAKTLLAQPDLNVDRSMTVELDAQRGKPISVTVPRSSAQQVRAFVSAQTIVPSQTGGTVGMGNYILAWSFANIYTAQLGPDTDDDSFTSLIGGQWAQGNADGSTDNSPYFYSLMFPEAGRLVTGYQRTVADRDLVAVRADFAASRTGTTGQKRIGAGLSRTKSGFYGEFHSFQLPFSRTEFYNGTPGVGATGQFEELSGDQLLAATASVPNIEYGAGRPYQEQWNRAVLAPSLPAVSLDSWEGVRRAGNTIGLDVPMYGDGVGHPGGTVADSFGASLFREGTKIGSTDAARWAAFEVPSAEASYRLELHAERGEPFALSTRTDLAWTFRSGHADPETPAALPLWIVGFSPRVDPYNSTPGGTVQTVPVSVTPQPGSDSGKLVSLTVEASFNDGADWRPVPVRGDSVLVAQPTGRGFVSLRARAADSVGNTVEQTIIRAYRYGPVT, from the coding sequence GTGCGTCTCTCAAGACGACTGCGGCTGGGCGTCACGGCCACCGCAGTGGTGGTGGCGGCGGGTACGGCCGCGCCGGGCAGCGCGGTGGCGGGGCTGTCATCGGCGCCTCTGGCGGTGCCAGGGCCGGTGCTGGCTCGACCGGTGGTCGACCGGGCCGCTGAGCACACGGTGACGTTGGTGACCGGTGATCGGGTGACGGTGTCCGGTGCGGGGCAGGTGTCGGCGCAGGCTGGCCCCGGACGTAAGGCGATCTCGTTCGACATCACGACGGCCGGCGGTCGGGTGCGGGTTGTCCCGAGCGATGCCGGTCCGTTGCTGGCCGCAGGGCGGTTGGACCGACGGCTGTTCGACGTGACCGGGTTGATCGAGGCCGGGTACGACCGCAGGGACCATCTGCCGTTGATCGTGACGGGTACCCGGAAGGGCGTCGACGGTTTCACCAAGGAACGGGACCTGCCGGTAATCAACGGGATGGCGGTACGCCAGTCGCGCGGCAAGGCGGCCGATTCCTGGCACGGGCTGACCGGCGGTGCGCCATCGGCGCGTACTCTCCGGTCCGGTGTGGGGAAGTTGTGGCTCGATGGGATGCGCCAGCCGACGTTGGACGTCAGCGTTCCGCAGACCGGTGCACCGGTTGCCTGGCGGGCGGGCATCACCGGTAGGGGCACCACGGTCGCGGTGCTGGACTCCGGCATTGACGACACCCATCCGGACCTGACCGGCCAGGTGGTCGGTCGGCAGAACTTCACCGAGGACGTCGAGCCCGACAACGATGTTTCCGGGCACGGTACGCATGTGGCCGCCACGATCGCCGGCACCGGTGCGGCCTCGGGTGGGAGATACCAGGGTGTGGCGCCGGGCGCGAAACTGCTGGATGGCAAGGTCTGCGTCGCGGGCGGATGCGCGGATTCGTGGATTCTGGCCGGGATGACCTGGGCGGCGGCCGACCAGCACGCCAAGGTGGTCAACATGAGCCTCGGCGGTGACGACGACCCCACGGTCGTGGATCCGCTGGAAGAGGCGGTGCAGACTCTCAGCGACCGGTACGGCACGCTGTTCGTGATCTCGGCGGGCAACACCGACGGTGGCGTTGTCGAAGGTGCGATCTCGTCACCCGGTAGCGCCGACATGGCCCTGACGGTGGGCGCGGTGAACGACAGGAACGAGGTGCCGGGCTTCTCCCGGCGGGGCCCGACCACCGACGGCAGGCTGAAGCCGGACATCACCGCGCCCGGAGTGGACATCACCGCGGCGCGCGGCAGGGACGCTGTGCGCGTTCCCGGCAACCGGGGTGACGCGTACACCAGGTTGTCCGGCACGTCGATGGCGGCGCCGCACGTGGCCGGCGCCGCGGCGATCCTGGCCCAACAGCACCCCGACTGGCCCGGCCGGCAGATCAAGGCGACGCTGACGGCCTCGGCCAAACCCAATCCGGGGTACGGGGCACATGCCCAGGGCGCCGGCCAGCTCGACATCGCCCGCGCGATCGGGCAGCAGCTGTCCACCGCTCCGACCGGTGTCAGCTTCGGCAGGCAGCTCTGGCCGCACCAGGACGACGAGGTGCTGACCAGGGACGTCACCTACCACAACGGCGGTCCGACCGACATGCCGCTCGAACTGACGATGAGCACGTCCAGCCCGGACGGCGCTCCCACCCCGGATGGCATGTTCAGCGTCGACCGGACTTCGGTGGTCGTTCCGGCCGGTGGCGACGCGAAGGTCACCGTCACCGCCGACACCCGGACATCGGGTCCGGACGGCTACCTCGGCGGCTGGCTGACCGCCACCAGCGGAAACCAGATGGTCCAGACGCCGTTGACGGTGCAGAAGGAGGTGGAGAGCTACGACGTGACCCTGACCCACACCGACCGCAACGGCGCCACCCCGTGGTCCTTCGCCAGCAGTCTCAACAAGCGCGGCAGCGACCGGGACTGGTTCAGCTGGATAGGCCCCGACCCGGGCGACAGCGTGACATTCCGGGTGCCGAAGGGCCACTACACCCTGACCAGTACGGTCGACACCCTGCTCGGCACCGACGACTCCGGCGGGAAGCCGGTACCGATCGTTGCCAAGACCCTGCTCGCGCAGCCCGATCTGAACGTCGATCGGAGCATGACCGTCGAACTCGACGCCCAGCGCGGAAAACCGATCTCGGTCACCGTGCCACGCTCCTCGGCCCAGCAGGTTCGCGCATTCGTGTCGGCGCAGACCATCGTGCCGAGCCAGACCGGCGGCACGGTGGGGATGGGCAACTACATCCTGGCCTGGTCCTTCGCGAACATCTACACCGCCCAGCTCGGCCCCGACACCGATGACGACAGCTTCACGTCGCTGATCGGCGGCCAGTGGGCACAGGGCAACGCGGACGGCAGCACGGACAACAGCCCGTACTTCTACTCGCTGATGTTTCCCGAGGCGGGACGGTTGGTGACCGGGTACCAGCGCACCGTGGCCGACCGGGATCTGGTCGCGGTACGGGCCGACTTCGCGGCCAGCCGGACGGGCACCACCGGCCAGAAGCGCATCGGTGCGGGGCTGAGCCGTACGAAGTCCGGCTTCTACGGCGAGTTCCACAGCTTCCAGCTGCCGTTCAGCCGTACCGAGTTCTACAACGGCACGCCGGGGGTGGGCGCGACGGGCCAGTTCGAGGAGCTGTCCGGCGACCAGCTGCTGGCCGCCACCGCCTCGGTACCCAATATCGAGTACGGTGCCGGCCGGCCGTACCAGGAACAGTGGAACAGGGCTGTCTTAGCGCCGTCACTGCCGGCGGTGTCCCTGGACTCCTGGGAGGGTGTCCGACGGGCCGGGAACACCATTGGGCTCGACGTGCCGATGTACGGAGACGGCGTCGGCCATCCCGGCGGAACGGTGGCGGACAGCTTCGGCGCCAGTCTGTTCCGCGAGGGCACGAAGATCGGCAGCACCGATGCCGCCCGATGGGCCGCCTTCGAGGTTCCGTCCGCCGAGGCGTCGTACCGGTTGGAACTGCACGCCGAGCGGGGTGAGCCGTTCGCCCTGTCCACCAGGACCGACCTCGCCTGGACGTTCCGCTCCGGTCACGCCGACCCGGAAACGCCCGCCGCCCTTCCCCTGTGGATAGTCGGTTTCAGTCCCCGGGTCGACCCGTACAACAGCACACCCGGCGGTACGGTCCAGACCGTGCCGGTGTCGGTCACGCCCCAACCCGGCTCGGACAGCGGCAAGCTGGTCAGCCTCACGGTCGAGGCGTCGTTCAACGACGGCGCCGACTGGCGACCCGTACCGGTGAGGGGCGACAGCGTCCTCGTGGCCCAGCCGACGGGGCGTGGCTTCGTGTCCCTGCGGGCCAGAGCGGCTGACAGCGTCGGCAACACCGTGGAGCAGACCATCATCCGCGCGTACCGCTACGGTCCCGTGACGTAG
- a CDS encoding SigE family RNA polymerase sigma factor, giving the protein MTDRAKPLTAADESFVAFMESAWERHLRLAILLTGDRWRGEELLQDSLVKMYERWGKLSRHSDLHAYLRRALANNNTSMWRRRRRENLVADVPDRPSPVEADSGAEVKRALMALPPRQRAVVVLRLYEDLSERRVAETLGCPLGTVKSQYARALEKLRHLVHERNYEQARGIR; this is encoded by the coding sequence GTGACGGACCGAGCGAAGCCGCTGACGGCGGCCGACGAATCGTTTGTGGCTTTTATGGAGTCGGCCTGGGAACGGCATCTGCGGCTGGCGATTCTGCTGACCGGGGACCGGTGGCGGGGCGAGGAGTTGTTGCAGGACAGCTTGGTCAAGATGTATGAGCGGTGGGGCAAGCTGTCGCGACACAGTGATCTGCACGCATATCTGCGGCGGGCACTGGCGAACAACAACACGTCGATGTGGCGGCGGCGCCGGCGGGAAAATCTCGTAGCCGATGTTCCGGACCGCCCAAGCCCGGTAGAGGCGGACTCCGGCGCTGAGGTCAAACGTGCGCTGATGGCGCTGCCGCCCCGACAGCGGGCGGTGGTGGTGCTGCGTCTTTATGAGGACCTGTCAGAACGGCGGGTCGCGGAGACGTTGGGGTGCCCGCTCGGCACCGTAAAAAGTCAGTACGCCCGTGCACTGGAGAAGCTGCGGCATCTGGTGCATGAGCGTAATTACGAGCAGGCGAGGGGAATCCGATGA
- the tcmP gene encoding three-Cys-motif partner protein TcmP → MSSHDEFFNTKQAEAVFKHGILKRYPVVFASKTGSAVDGGRVVFLDGYAGRGEYKDGSPGSPLLLSQAAEFLQSTRDVLGYFVEQDDDSFDNLERVLRDKGGPTNFEVRHGSVDDHLPELLTLARSASLFAFLDPFGPALDFNIIKGSLLGRSKWPPTEVLLHFSVLSVARMGRAVHIARQSSGGLSEDDGKTAARLDRFLDGGWWKDYFAQVHDDGDEQKATDVAMRVCAEYQQRLIAGTRYTAISMPVRPRPDLAPKYVLMLLTADSEGAWCFADALGRAGRDWTAAWFTERMNREGPAGQGSLFGEAPVFDHNQYEVDNRATWIQTIAANIDGLLTGVGPFKLVDRVPEVYGMVLGQAWERHVKAAVKLLHNSRKIDHDGKGKYFFRDVLRRM, encoded by the coding sequence GTGAGCAGCCACGACGAATTTTTCAACACGAAGCAAGCGGAGGCCGTCTTCAAGCACGGAATCCTCAAGCGTTACCCCGTCGTCTTCGCCTCCAAGACGGGCTCGGCCGTGGACGGCGGCCGGGTCGTGTTCCTTGACGGCTATGCCGGCCGCGGTGAGTACAAGGACGGATCGCCTGGCTCACCATTGCTGCTATCGCAGGCTGCTGAGTTCCTGCAGAGCACCCGCGATGTCCTGGGGTACTTCGTCGAACAAGACGACGATAGCTTCGACAACCTTGAACGGGTTCTGCGCGACAAGGGCGGCCCGACGAACTTCGAGGTCCGCCACGGCTCAGTGGACGATCACCTACCCGAACTACTCACCCTCGCTCGCAGCGCTTCGTTGTTCGCCTTCCTTGACCCGTTCGGCCCAGCACTGGACTTCAACATCATCAAGGGTTCGCTGCTCGGACGGTCGAAGTGGCCGCCCACCGAGGTCCTGCTGCATTTCAGCGTGCTCAGCGTCGCCCGCATGGGCCGAGCGGTCCACATCGCTCGCCAGTCGAGCGGTGGGCTATCGGAAGATGACGGCAAGACGGCAGCGCGCCTGGACCGATTCCTCGACGGTGGCTGGTGGAAAGACTACTTCGCCCAAGTCCACGACGACGGCGACGAACAGAAAGCCACTGACGTCGCTATGCGAGTCTGCGCCGAGTACCAGCAGAGGCTGATCGCCGGAACCAGATACACGGCGATCAGCATGCCCGTGCGTCCGCGCCCCGACCTGGCGCCCAAGTACGTGCTGATGTTGCTGACCGCCGACAGCGAAGGCGCCTGGTGCTTCGCCGACGCGCTGGGCAGAGCCGGACGGGACTGGACTGCGGCCTGGTTCACTGAGCGGATGAACCGAGAGGGACCCGCCGGACAGGGATCACTGTTCGGCGAAGCGCCGGTCTTCGACCACAACCAGTACGAGGTGGACAACCGGGCTACGTGGATACAAACCATCGCCGCGAACATCGACGGCCTGCTTACCGGTGTCGGCCCTTTCAAACTCGTCGACCGGGTACCAGAGGTCTACGGCATGGTACTGGGTCAGGCATGGGAGCGACATGTCAAAGCGGCGGTCAAGCTGCTGCATAACAGCCGCAAGATCGACCACGACGGCAAAGGCAAGTACTTCTTCAGAGACGTACTACGTCGCATGTAG
- a CDS encoding DUF5131 family protein, with protein MADHSTIEWTEATWNPTTGCDRISSGCDNCYALALSKRLKAMGSAKYQTDGDPRTSGPGFGVAVHEDTLDIPRRWRDPRVVFVNSMSDLFHARVPLEYVRRVFGVMHETPRHTYQLLTKRAARLAKLAPQLDWPANVWMGVSVENADEVARIDELRQVPAAVRFVSAEPLLGSLTGLKLSGIDWLIAGGESGQNCRPMNPQWVRELRDQCNAAGTAFFFKQWGGRTPKAGGRLLDGRTWDEMPSGQRLATVR; from the coding sequence GTGGCGGACCACAGCACCATCGAGTGGACCGAGGCGACGTGGAACCCGACAACAGGGTGCGACCGCATCTCGTCCGGCTGCGATAACTGCTATGCTCTCGCGCTGTCGAAGCGACTGAAGGCCATGGGATCGGCGAAGTACCAGACCGATGGCGACCCACGCACCTCCGGACCCGGCTTCGGTGTGGCCGTCCATGAGGACACCTTGGATATCCCGCGACGGTGGCGGGATCCACGGGTCGTGTTTGTCAACTCGATGTCCGACCTGTTCCATGCTCGGGTGCCGCTAGAGTACGTGCGGCGCGTGTTCGGCGTCATGCACGAGACGCCCCGGCACACCTATCAGTTGCTCACCAAGCGAGCTGCGAGGCTGGCGAAGTTAGCGCCGCAGCTCGACTGGCCAGCGAACGTGTGGATGGGTGTCAGCGTCGAGAACGCCGACGAGGTGGCTCGCATCGATGAGCTACGCCAGGTTCCGGCCGCGGTGCGGTTCGTTTCGGCGGAGCCGCTACTTGGTTCGCTTACCGGCTTGAAACTGAGCGGTATTGACTGGCTCATTGCCGGCGGTGAGTCCGGGCAGAACTGTCGCCCCATGAACCCACAGTGGGTACGAGAACTTCGGGACCAGTGCAACGCGGCTGGGACGGCGTTTTTCTTCAAGCAGTGGGGTGGACGGACGCCGAAGGCGGGGGGCCGGCTACTCGACGGCCGGACGTGGGACGAGATGCCATCCGGTCAGCGGTTGGCCACGGTGCGGTAG
- a CDS encoding helix-turn-helix transcriptional regulator translates to MPADRPPGPLAGPAEVMELLGGVSRSRLKQITANPKFPKPYQVLTAGAIWLRSDVEEYIRKHRPHQRQVDDGP, encoded by the coding sequence ATGCCCGCCGACCGTCCGCCCGGCCCGCTCGCGGGGCCGGCTGAGGTGATGGAGTTGTTGGGCGGCGTCAGCCGATCGCGGTTGAAGCAGATCACCGCGAACCCGAAGTTTCCGAAGCCGTACCAGGTGCTGACCGCTGGAGCGATTTGGCTTAGGAGCGACGTCGAGGAGTACATCCGGAAGCATCGGCCGCACCAGCGGCAGGTCGACGACGGACCCTAG